The stretch of DNA CGTGCCGAGAAGAGAGCCTCGGCCTTGCGGCGAGTCATGGCAGGCCGGCCTCTCCGGCGAGAGTTACTTGACGGTGTATATCATATCGTAGATCAGACAATATCGTCAAGTATCGCGTGCAACTCTCGAGATCGTCTCCCAGGTTCGTGTGGTCTGGTCCTTACCGAAGACTTGCTCGATCGACGTCATGAAGACCGGCCCCTTCGGGTGCCGGACGTACGCGATGAAGACGTTCCCGCCGGCGGCGGCGAGGATGCGGGCGCCGGCGATCTTCATCGGGAGCGGCAGACGCCGGCGTGGCCGGCCCCGGAGGAACGTGACGATGCGCTTCGCGTTGGGGGGCAGGCGGAACGCCCGGTACGGATCGGCGGCGAGCATCCTGCGAAGTTCGTCGACGGGCCGCACGATCGTGAGGAAGCGGCGCCCGAGATGCCGGGTCATCGCCGCCTCCGCCCGGCGCTCGAGCGACGTTTCGGTCGCCGCGGGTGCGGTGAAGAGAATGTTGCCGCTCCCGAGGACCGTCTGAACGTCCGCGAAGCCCGCCGCCTCGAACGCGCGCCGGAGGTCGGCCATGCGCGCGTTCGTCGGCATGACCCCCCGGAGAAAGGCGGCGTACCGGGCGGTCCGGCTCATCCCACCTCGATCATCGTCTTGAGGACGCCTTCCTGATAGGCGTTCTGGAAGC from bacterium encodes:
- a CDS encoding DUF1697 domain-containing protein, yielding MSRTARYAAFLRGVMPTNARMADLRRAFEAAGFADVQTVLGSGNILFTAPAATETSLERRAEAAMTRHLGRRFLTIVRPVDELRRMLAADPYRAFRLPPNAKRIVTFLRGRPRRRLPLPMKIAGARILAAAGGNVFIAYVRHPKGPVFMTSIEQVFGKDQTTRTWETISRVARDT